One Triticum dicoccoides isolate Atlit2015 ecotype Zavitan chromosome 4B, WEW_v2.0, whole genome shotgun sequence genomic window carries:
- the LOC119291738 gene encoding chaperonin CPN60-1, mitochondrial-like: protein MYRAAASLASKARQAGSSARQVGSRLAWSRNYAAKDIRFGVEARAMMLKGVEDLADAVKLTMGPKGRTVIIEQSFGAPKVTKDGVTVAKSIEFSDRVKNVGASLVKQVANATNDTAGDGTTCATVLTKAIFTEGCKSVAAGMNAMDLRRGISMAVDSVVTNLKGMARMINTSEEIAQVGTISANGEREIGELIAKAMEKVGKEGVITIADGNTLYNELEVVEGMKLDRGYISPYFITNQKNQKCELDDPLILIHDKKVSNLRSLVKVLEFALQKQRPLLIVAEDLESEALGTLILNKLRGGFKVCAIKAPGFGENRKSNLQDLAILTGGEVITEELGMNLENFEPNMLGTCKKVTISKDDTVILDGAGDKKAIEERAELLRSSIEQCTSDYDKEKIQERLAKLSGGVAVLKIGGASEAEVGEKKDRVTDALNATKAAVEEGIVPGGGVALLYASKDLDKLPTANFDQKIGVQIIQNALKTPVHTIATNAGVEGAVIVGKLLEQENTDLGYDAAKGEYVDMVKAGIIDPLKVIRTALVDAASVSSLMTTTEAIIVEIPKEDKAAPAMGGGGMGGMDF, encoded by the exons ATGTACCGCGCCGCCGCCAGTCTCGCCTCCAAGGCCCG GCAAGCCGGGAGCAGCGCCCGACAG GTCGGGAGCAGGCTCGCCTGGAGCAGGAACTATGCCGCCAAGGACATCAGGTTCGGCGTCGAGGCCAGGGCCATGATGCTCAAGGGGGTCGAAGACCTGGCTGATGCGGTCAAGTTGACTATGGGTCCCAAG GGGCGCACTGTTATTATTGAGCAAAGCTTTGGTGCTCCCAAAGTTACAAAGGATGGAGTCACCGTTGCCAAGAGCATTGAGTTCAGTGACAGAGTCAAGAATGTAGGTGCAAGTCTTGTGAAGCAGGTCGCTAATGCGACAAATGATACTGCTGGAGATG GTACAACATGTGCTACTGTTCTGACAAAGGCAATATTCACTGAAGGATGCAAGTCCGTTGCAGCTGGTATGAATGCAATGGATCTGAGACGCGGCATCTCAATGGCTGTTGATTCTGTGGTAACAAATCTAAAGGGCATGGCCAGAATGATCAACACGTCTGAGGAAATAGCACAG GTGGGTACTATATCAGCTAATGGTGAAAGGGAAATTGGTGAGCTCATTGCAAAGGCTATGGAGAAGGTTGGCAAAGAGGGAGTTATCACCATTGCG GATGGTAACACTTTATACAATGAGCTTGAAGTTGTGGAAGGCATGAAGCTTGACAGAGGTTACATCTCTCCATACTTTATCACCAACCAAAAGAACCAGAAATGT GAACTAGACGATCCCTTAATCTTGATACACGATAAGAAAGTATCCAACCTTCGCTCATTGGTCAAAGTGTTGGAGTTTGCTCTCCAg AAGCAAAGGCCTCTGCTTATTGTTGCAGAAGATCTAGAAAGTGAAGCACTGGGTACACTAATTCTTAACAAGCTTCGTGGAGGCTTCAAG GTCTGTGCGATCAAAGCTCCTGGTTTTGGAGAGAACAGGAAATCCAACTTACAGGACCTTGCCATCCTTACTGGTGGAGAA GTCATAACTGAAGAACTTGGAATGAACCTTGAGAACTTTGAGCCAAACATGCTGGGTACCTGCAAGAAG GTTACCATATCTAAGGATGATACAGTCATCCTTGATGGAGCGGGTGATAAGAAGGCCATTGAAGAGAGAGCTGAGCTG CTGAGATCTTCAATTGAGCAATGCACTTCTGACTATGATAAGGAAAAGATACAGGAGCGATTGGCAAAGCTTTCTGGTGGTGTCGCAGTCCTGAAG ATTGGTGGAGCAAGTGAAGCAGAAGTTGGTGAGAAGAAGGACAGAGTGACAGATGCGCTAAATGCTACAAAAGCTGCAGTAGAGGAGGGTATTGTACCAG GTGGTGGTGTTGCTCTTCTTTATGCGTCAAAGGACTTGGATAAATTGCCTACAGCAAACTTTGACCAAAAGATTGGTGTCCAGATCATTCAAAATGCTTTGAAG ACCCCAGTACACACAATTGCTACCAATGCGGGCGTAGAAGGGGCTGTCATTGTTGGCAAGCTCTTGGAGCAGGAAAATACCGACCTGGGCTATGATGCTGCCAAAG GCGAATATGTGGATATGGTGAAGGCTGGTATCATTGACCCACTTAAGGTGATCAGAACAGCACTGGTTGATGCTGCAAG TGTGTCGTCTTTGATGACTACCACGGAAGCCATCATCGTTGAGATCCCCAAGGAAGACAAGGCGGCACCCGCAATGGGAGGCGGCGGCATGGGAGGGATGGATTTCTAA